One Streptomyces sp. NBC_00223 genomic window carries:
- a CDS encoding restriction endonuclease-related protein, producing MTQWLTGARDDPAERAHRVVAASLRAAYAWTVRQERRDALREVARMTGVVMEAHGPGRGPTTPLDLVTCLRRRLDLLPAVAAGTDKEIARVVLLDSNDQLTSDAYDLACEYALPVGGPSDSAQWMPTWTRMRADQIRSETFIALIEGNGQESYVASRRFLIEHPAGSLSELRDLVSETGVRLPRRGYTEIPSDHLHHSPDGGTWWWPCAVCGWPMEVAGTTVRCRYRPHAAVYQLGEGRTVTSRPSLSRVDEGRPRLARPVARPMADSRCVEFGVWRFVVVPGASELRVKRNLEELGATVELWPELDRYDLHVRAGDREFRVDLKEYRSPHRLIADIRSKPPRARVLLPKTHEHQLETLRTALPSLQVTTETKFGTEVRRALRTV from the coding sequence TGGACGGTCCGGCAGGAGCGACGCGACGCTCTGCGGGAAGTCGCGAGAATGACGGGTGTCGTCATGGAGGCCCATGGTCCCGGTCGCGGACCGACAACCCCACTCGATCTCGTGACCTGCCTGCGGCGGCGCCTTGACCTTCTGCCGGCCGTTGCCGCGGGCACGGACAAGGAGATCGCGCGGGTCGTGCTCCTCGACAGCAATGATCAGCTCACATCGGACGCGTACGACCTGGCATGCGAATACGCTCTTCCGGTCGGCGGCCCGTCCGACTCCGCACAGTGGATGCCGACCTGGACCCGGATGCGCGCCGACCAGATCCGAAGCGAGACCTTCATCGCGTTGATCGAGGGCAACGGCCAGGAGAGCTACGTCGCTTCCCGGCGCTTTCTCATCGAACACCCCGCAGGCTCCCTCTCCGAACTGCGTGACCTGGTCAGTGAGACGGGCGTGCGCCTTCCTCGAAGGGGATACACAGAGATCCCCTCCGACCACCTCCATCACTCACCCGACGGCGGGACGTGGTGGTGGCCGTGCGCAGTCTGCGGCTGGCCGATGGAGGTGGCGGGTACGACCGTACGCTGCCGGTACCGCCCCCATGCCGCCGTGTACCAGCTGGGCGAGGGCAGGACGGTGACCTCCCGGCCCTCGCTGAGCAGGGTCGACGAAGGGCGTCCGCGACTGGCCAGGCCGGTGGCCCGGCCTATGGCCGATTCCCGCTGCGTGGAATTCGGCGTCTGGCGGTTCGTCGTGGTACCCGGGGCGAGCGAACTCAGAGTCAAGCGAAACCTCGAAGAACTCGGTGCGACCGTCGAGCTCTGGCCCGAACTCGACCGTTATGACCTGCACGTACGGGCCGGTGACAGGGAGTTCAGGGTCGATCTCAAGGAATACCGCTCCCCGCACCGGCTGATCGCCGACATCAGGTCGAAACCGCCCCGTGCCCGGGTGCTCCTCCCGAAGACACACGAGCATCAACTGGAAACCCTGCGGACCGCCCTGCCTTCGCTCCAGGTCACCACCGAGACGAAGTTCGGCACCGAAGTACGACGAGCGCTGAGGACGGTATGA
- a CDS encoding ISAs1 family transposase, with product MFVPPSSPVAVPVPHAPCLEALGEGAAKEQVRCLVVEFESVTDPRGACGVRYRLSSLLALVVCAMTSSGHDSITAAAEWCRRATPEELAAFGLPYHPLLGRYRVPSEKTLRSVLGRLDPGEISAAGYDYLRPLLSAQARRPDPVMPDGGTEREQRRAHRAAARAEPVRLRRRAIAVDGKCLRGARRPDGSRVFVLSAVRHGDGVTLASREIGAKTNEIPEFAPLLDQIDDADLAGVVVTADALHAQRDHATYLRERGAHYLLTIKNNQRGQARQLHALPWKVIPVIHRDDARGHGRHEQRLVQVVTVNGLLFPHAAQVLRIQRRRRLYGAKKWSSETVYAITDLPTEEANAAEIASWARGHWTVENTVHWCRDVTFNEDKSQVRTHNAPAVLAALRDLIRSALKLAGYVNTAAGRRAHTERPRVLALYGIT from the coding sequence GTGTTCGTTCCTCCATCATCCCCTGTCGCTGTCCCCGTGCCTCATGCGCCCTGCCTGGAGGCTCTCGGCGAGGGTGCCGCCAAGGAGCAAGTCCGCTGCCTGGTAGTCGAGTTCGAGTCGGTCACCGATCCGAGAGGGGCTTGCGGAGTGCGGTACCGGCTCTCCTCGCTGCTGGCCCTGGTGGTCTGCGCGATGACCTCGTCCGGCCACGACTCGATCACCGCGGCGGCGGAGTGGTGCCGACGTGCGACGCCGGAGGAACTGGCCGCCTTCGGCCTGCCCTACCACCCACTCCTTGGCCGCTACCGGGTGCCGAGCGAGAAGACCCTGCGCAGCGTCCTGGGGCGGCTCGATCCCGGTGAGATCAGCGCGGCCGGCTACGACTACCTCCGGCCTCTGCTGTCCGCACAGGCCCGCCGGCCGGATCCGGTGATGCCCGACGGTGGCACCGAGCGTGAACAGCGCCGGGCCCACCGGGCGGCCGCCCGCGCCGAGCCGGTACGGCTGCGACGGCGGGCGATCGCGGTGGACGGCAAGTGCCTGCGTGGCGCGAGGCGCCCGGACGGCAGCCGGGTCTTCGTCCTGTCCGCCGTCCGTCACGGCGACGGTGTCACGCTCGCCTCCCGGGAGATCGGCGCGAAGACCAACGAGATCCCCGAGTTCGCACCTCTCCTCGACCAGATCGATGACGCTGATCTCGCGGGAGTGGTCGTTACCGCCGATGCCCTCCACGCCCAACGCGACCACGCCACCTACCTGCGCGAACGCGGCGCTCACTACCTGCTGACCATCAAGAACAACCAGCGCGGCCAGGCCCGTCAGCTCCACGCCCTGCCCTGGAAAGTGATCCCCGTGATCCACCGCGACGACGCCCGGGGCCACGGCCGTCACGAGCAGCGGCTCGTGCAGGTCGTCACCGTCAACGGACTGCTCTTCCCGCACGCGGCCCAGGTCCTGCGCATCCAGCGCCGTCGCCGTCTCTACGGGGCGAAGAAATGGTCCAGCGAGACCGTCTACGCCATCACCGACCTGCCCACCGAGGAAGCGAACGCAGCCGAGATCGCGTCCTGGGCCCGCGGGCACTGGACCGTGGAAAATACCGTCCACTGGTGTCGAGATGTCACCTTCAACGAGGACAAGTCCCAGGTCAGGACCCACAACGCGCCCGCCGTACTCGCTGCCCTCCGCGACCTGATCCGCAGCGCGCTCAAGCTCGCCGGCTACGTCAACACCGCCGCCGGACGACGAGCCCACACCGAGCGCCCCCGCGTCCTCGCCCTCTACGGCATCACATGA
- a CDS encoding RNaseH domain-containing protein, with translation MLITLAYRVRRQDMDSLLGTITAYPLTKEFEAAWESLPKRERQRGPSYSALATGLAAATGQPVKLFGEHDLAEKEQQTGSRMLLLTSGTAFDDRLRVAVRAWEGHIRDGKGTSVLAGLLPDPEQARSFADFVKTRSGQVPTMPGWVFRTAEWRVMQQLAAAPLRVDGRTPVVLTMDTNGSLLAWQPGDLIVNRSGTAFSMHKVTARLTTRVGIEDPVLCFDAHLSRISPQGDWAKNVWIDRGEDGAPILRLPLRRRLDKETGEWRSHLDPAIARILEACQLSALDIPNELPYVPGAIRPQTASTRFHALGSGPGPRFMLRLHEHIVRTLPSLVPLSFEADKRIRLARRVTSYTADGLPPAAVGPSGFRRVTLACVYGTPQGRERMLGEFAELTGRPVNPVEGEAAIPVNDRLDVVARYRPDLLAHGTVNRAAFLKLLDLPSGKDHLVAAWLETEYHPDAPRPELDAKPHLRRLLAHLGIPTQFLATEPAVLPPKASPSSPETRKHAARAALRDLLRAAGVLDNRLLAAVVAGGRPHGLARKTLLVGIHARRQQTGVGGTPLVLTMVALYIDPDELASCQMLVYSDRRQEWVRGARGVADFHAGAIGTTRFGRTGEKAELTRDVVEARLGQLLASQPEGTPMVVFVDTQETRTIWPGLQNAHLGVGPLPADTLRDKGVDVAIVRLNTEISEIGRPVTRREKANMPSDPGKPAAPDRKVYRLAGDDRNCWLFAGRSASIKAKGGDRGALFTRWTLPTGLTSQLTVPWHSYTGKEIVVVSPGSWAPEHLAGLTASLCEQAISWDDRTQMPVPLHIATIIDEDHPDYRVSGADA, from the coding sequence GTGCTGATCACACTCGCTTACCGCGTCCGGCGACAGGACATGGACTCCCTGCTGGGCACCATCACGGCCTACCCGCTCACCAAGGAGTTCGAAGCTGCCTGGGAGAGCCTGCCGAAACGCGAGCGCCAGCGCGGGCCGAGCTACTCCGCGCTGGCCACGGGACTCGCCGCCGCCACCGGCCAACCGGTCAAACTGTTCGGGGAACACGACCTCGCAGAAAAGGAACAGCAAACGGGCAGCCGGATGCTGCTCCTCACCAGCGGCACGGCCTTCGACGACCGGCTGAGGGTTGCCGTACGGGCCTGGGAGGGACATATCCGTGACGGGAAGGGGACCAGTGTCCTTGCCGGGCTGCTGCCCGACCCCGAACAGGCGCGTTCCTTCGCCGACTTCGTGAAGACCCGCTCAGGGCAAGTGCCGACCATGCCGGGCTGGGTGTTCCGCACGGCGGAGTGGCGTGTGATGCAGCAATTGGCCGCAGCCCCGCTCCGGGTGGACGGCCGGACCCCCGTCGTCCTGACGATGGACACCAACGGATCGCTGCTGGCCTGGCAGCCGGGCGATCTCATCGTCAACCGTTCCGGCACGGCCTTCAGCATGCACAAGGTGACCGCGCGACTGACCACCCGGGTCGGTATCGAGGACCCGGTGCTCTGCTTTGACGCCCACTTGTCCAGGATCTCGCCCCAAGGGGACTGGGCCAAGAATGTGTGGATCGACCGCGGCGAGGACGGCGCACCGATCCTGAGGCTCCCGCTTCGGCGCCGCCTGGACAAGGAGACCGGCGAGTGGCGCAGCCACCTCGATCCCGCCATCGCGAGGATCCTCGAAGCGTGCCAGTTGTCGGCGCTGGACATTCCCAATGAACTCCCGTACGTGCCCGGGGCAATCAGGCCGCAGACTGCGAGCACCCGGTTCCACGCTCTGGGAAGCGGCCCCGGACCCAGGTTCATGCTGCGGCTGCACGAGCACATCGTGCGTACGCTTCCCTCGCTCGTGCCCTTGTCCTTTGAAGCGGACAAACGCATCAGACTGGCGCGCCGTGTCACGAGCTATACGGCCGACGGCCTCCCGCCCGCCGCGGTCGGACCGAGCGGATTCCGGCGGGTCACTCTCGCCTGTGTTTACGGCACGCCCCAGGGGCGCGAGCGCATGCTCGGCGAATTCGCGGAATTGACCGGCCGCCCGGTGAACCCGGTGGAAGGAGAGGCCGCCATTCCCGTCAACGACCGCCTTGATGTCGTGGCCCGCTACCGCCCGGACCTGCTCGCCCACGGCACCGTGAACCGCGCGGCCTTCCTCAAGTTGCTTGATCTGCCCTCCGGCAAGGACCATTTGGTCGCCGCCTGGCTGGAGACCGAGTACCACCCCGATGCCCCGCGCCCCGAACTCGATGCCAAGCCACACCTGAGGAGGTTGCTGGCTCATCTGGGGATACCGACTCAGTTTCTCGCCACCGAGCCCGCTGTTCTCCCGCCGAAGGCCTCCCCGAGCAGCCCCGAGACCAGGAAGCACGCCGCCCGTGCTGCCCTGCGAGACCTGCTGCGGGCCGCCGGAGTCCTGGACAACCGCCTGCTGGCGGCTGTGGTCGCGGGTGGGCGGCCCCACGGTCTCGCCCGGAAAACTCTGTTGGTCGGCATCCACGCTCGAAGGCAGCAGACAGGAGTTGGAGGCACACCCCTGGTTCTCACCATGGTGGCGCTGTACATCGACCCGGACGAACTCGCGAGCTGCCAAATGCTGGTGTACAGCGACCGGCGGCAGGAGTGGGTCCGTGGTGCCCGGGGCGTGGCGGACTTCCACGCCGGTGCCATCGGAACCACCCGCTTCGGCCGCACCGGAGAGAAGGCTGAGCTGACACGCGACGTGGTCGAGGCCAGACTCGGCCAGTTGCTTGCCTCGCAGCCCGAGGGCACACCGATGGTGGTCTTCGTCGACACGCAAGAGACCCGAACCATCTGGCCAGGACTGCAGAATGCACATCTGGGCGTCGGCCCCCTCCCCGCGGACACCTTGCGAGACAAGGGCGTGGACGTTGCGATCGTCCGCCTGAACACTGAGATCAGCGAGATCGGCCGGCCGGTCACCCGCCGGGAGAAGGCGAACATGCCGAGCGATCCGGGCAAGCCCGCTGCACCCGACCGGAAGGTGTACCGGCTCGCGGGCGACGACCGGAACTGCTGGCTCTTCGCCGGCCGATCAGCGTCGATCAAAGCCAAGGGCGGCGATCGGGGCGCGCTCTTCACACGATGGACCTTGCCGACCGGGCTCACCTCCCAACTCACCGTGCCCTGGCACTCCTACACAGGCAAGGAAATCGTGGTGGTGAGCCCTGGATCATGGGCCCCCGAGCATCTGGCGGGCCTCACGGCGAGTCTCTGCGAGCAGGCCATCTCCTGGGACGACCGCACGCAGATGCCCGTCCCGCTGCACATCGCGACCATCATCGACGAGGATCATCCCGACTACCGGGTCTCGGGGGCGGATGCCTGA
- a CDS encoding toll/interleukin-1 receptor domain-containing protein: protein MDLQNHVSIDLAIAHEGGRRMDSAPNGVSIGAVRLRNWQIDRIDAPADMFDGYHAHFIKINYELELEPGLPGMPWFEIAFDFVPGEKESPVTVIDALPRFGTFANMPKPYVLNQFLNFVPGENGASTHVLLPASTDRVDMFGIGGQDVRWRHVSLGETGVLPGSYAAWVVLLTPAGQFEQRVEFSARYDLAVGPDVEYRPTQSSANFRLSLSAPSEAPGVVTPSLSAPVADRSDEFHPSVFICYAHDSLLHKYYARQFGNLLVRNGVHVYMDQWDESHRKNWATWARELINKVDFVTVLASPICCKAFDGKLKGDDNPGIRSEALLILEKLHARREEWTAKVLPVVLPHELVEHVSDMLQTWTVDHYEIRHLTAEGIDGLLRAMTGVPRYTRPPLGKLPPSVFESLSGTES from the coding sequence GTGGATTTACAGAACCACGTCAGCATCGACCTCGCCATCGCCCACGAGGGTGGCAGGAGGATGGATTCGGCACCGAACGGTGTCAGTATCGGCGCCGTACGTCTGCGGAACTGGCAGATTGACCGCATCGACGCTCCCGCGGACATGTTCGATGGGTACCATGCCCACTTCATCAAGATCAATTACGAGCTGGAGCTGGAACCCGGACTTCCCGGTATGCCCTGGTTCGAAATTGCCTTCGATTTCGTTCCCGGAGAGAAAGAGAGTCCGGTTACTGTCATCGACGCGCTTCCTCGTTTCGGAACGTTCGCGAACATGCCCAAGCCTTATGTGCTCAACCAATTCCTGAACTTTGTGCCGGGCGAGAACGGCGCGTCCACGCACGTACTTCTCCCGGCTTCCACGGACCGGGTCGACATGTTCGGCATCGGCGGTCAGGACGTGCGGTGGCGACATGTCTCGCTCGGTGAAACCGGTGTCCTTCCCGGCTCGTATGCTGCCTGGGTCGTCCTGCTCACTCCCGCCGGACAGTTCGAGCAGCGCGTGGAATTCTCCGCTCGGTACGACCTCGCGGTTGGCCCCGACGTCGAATATCGGCCCACACAGTCGTCGGCCAACTTTCGGCTGAGTCTCTCCGCCCCCTCGGAAGCCCCAGGAGTCGTCACCCCCTCGCTCTCCGCTCCGGTTGCCGACCGCAGTGACGAATTCCACCCCTCGGTCTTCATCTGTTACGCGCACGACTCCCTCTTGCACAAATACTATGCCCGGCAGTTCGGCAACCTCCTTGTCAGAAACGGCGTCCACGTGTACATGGACCAGTGGGATGAAAGTCACCGCAAGAACTGGGCCACTTGGGCGCGTGAGCTCATCAACAAGGTCGATTTTGTCACTGTCCTCGCCTCTCCCATTTGTTGTAAGGCCTTCGACGGCAAACTCAAAGGTGACGACAACCCAGGGATACGGAGCGAGGCCCTGCTCATCTTGGAGAAGCTCCACGCGCGCCGCGAGGAGTGGACGGCCAAAGTGCTGCCTGTCGTCCTGCCCCACGAGCTCGTGGAGCACGTCTCCGACATGTTGCAGACATGGACGGTGGATCATTACGAGATCAGGCATCTGACCGCCGAAGGCATCGACGGACTCCTGCGAGCGATGACCGGCGTCCCCCGATACACCCGGCCACCGCTCGGAAAGTTGCCGCCCAGCGTTTTCGAGTCGCTGAGCGGCACCGAGTCCTGA
- a CDS encoding glutaminase: MTCVDYQQLLHDAMAAARRTVGSGRVADYIPALAAADPDAFGMALATADGEVFGVGDWEQPFSIQSISKLFTLALVLARGGDAIWQRVGREPSGNPFNSLVQLETERGIPRNPFINAGAIVVTDRLQSLTGGAAGAVRAFLRAESGNPLLDTDPAVAASEAAHGHRNAALAHFIASHGNLENPVETVLAEYYGHCAIEASCRDLALVGRFLGRYGLRSDGTPLLSRSDAKRLNAVLLTCGTYDAAGEFAYRVGLPGKSGVGGGVLAILPGRAALCAWSPGLDRAGNSVAAVAALDAFTTVSGLSVF, translated from the coding sequence ATGACCTGCGTGGACTACCAGCAGCTCCTGCACGACGCGATGGCCGCCGCCCGCCGTACCGTCGGCAGCGGCCGGGTCGCCGACTACATACCCGCGCTCGCCGCGGCGGACCCGGACGCCTTCGGCATGGCGCTGGCGACGGCCGACGGGGAGGTGTTCGGCGTCGGCGACTGGGAGCAACCGTTCTCGATCCAGAGCATCTCCAAACTGTTCACCCTCGCGCTGGTACTCGCCCGGGGCGGGGACGCCATTTGGCAGCGGGTCGGCCGTGAGCCGTCGGGCAACCCGTTCAACTCACTGGTTCAGCTGGAGACCGAGCGGGGCATACCGCGCAACCCGTTCATCAACGCCGGGGCGATCGTGGTCACCGACCGGCTGCAATCCCTCACCGGGGGCGCGGCCGGGGCCGTCCGCGCGTTCCTGCGCGCCGAGTCGGGGAACCCGCTGCTGGACACCGATCCGGCCGTCGCCGCCTCCGAGGCCGCGCACGGCCACCGCAATGCCGCACTGGCGCACTTCATCGCCAGCCACGGCAACTTGGAGAACCCGGTCGAGACGGTGCTCGCCGAGTACTACGGCCACTGCGCGATCGAGGCCAGCTGCCGCGACCTTGCCCTGGTCGGACGCTTCCTCGGCCGGTACGGGCTCAGGTCCGACGGCACCCCGCTGCTGTCGCGCAGCGATGCCAAACGCCTCAACGCCGTCCTGCTCACGTGCGGAACGTACGACGCCGCAGGGGAGTTCGCCTACCGGGTGGGACTGCCGGGCAAGAGCGGCGTCGGCGGCGGAGTGCTGGCGATACTGCCCGGACGCGCCGCCCTGTGCGCGTGGAGCCCCGGGCTCGACCGGGCGGGCAACTCCGTGGCTGCCGTCGCGGCCCTCGACGCCTTCACCACCGTGTCGGGCCTCTCCGTCTTCTGA
- a CDS encoding serine hydrolase domain-containing protein, whose amino-acid sequence MKTEVSGEYQERFAPLVGAFTEGLEDGTDVGAALSVVVDGVRVVDIWGGHRDQDRALEWTRDTVCPVMSVGKAWLATCLLMLADAGAIDLDAPVARYWPEYAAAGKSGTLVQHVLTHTAGVPFHADLPSGADWAVHGNLARALEQQAPLWLPGSTPAYHPMVMGTLVDALVRRVAGQDVAGWFAEHVAGPRGIEAGFGRRGGAPRALAGPSPRESRPITDGCAADPRCRPAPGEPRRTYELVNSPAFERTEWPSINGFATARGVADVYAALIGTGGVEPLLDPARLDQATTPAWEACEASGGQYMRMGLGVNLGHTDSYWYGAGDSAFGHVGKGGSTGFGDRSRGVAFGYVTNSHYEGPGSGPQSQRLGQVLADLL is encoded by the coding sequence ATGAAAACTGAGGTTTCGGGTGAGTATCAGGAGCGGTTCGCGCCGCTCGTCGGAGCCTTCACGGAGGGGCTGGAAGACGGTACGGACGTAGGCGCGGCTCTGTCTGTCGTCGTCGACGGCGTCCGGGTCGTCGACATCTGGGGCGGCCACCGCGATCAGGACCGCGCCCTGGAGTGGACGCGCGACACCGTCTGCCCGGTGATGTCGGTGGGGAAGGCATGGCTGGCCACCTGCCTGCTCATGCTCGCCGACGCCGGAGCGATCGATCTGGACGCGCCGGTCGCGCGGTACTGGCCCGAGTACGCCGCGGCCGGCAAGTCCGGGACCCTCGTCCAGCACGTGCTGACCCATACGGCCGGGGTCCCGTTCCACGCGGATCTGCCCTCGGGCGCGGACTGGGCGGTGCACGGCAACCTCGCCCGGGCGCTGGAGCAGCAGGCCCCGCTGTGGCTGCCGGGCAGCACTCCCGCCTACCACCCGATGGTGATGGGCACGCTGGTGGACGCGCTCGTCCGCCGGGTCGCCGGACAGGATGTCGCGGGCTGGTTCGCCGAGCACGTCGCCGGGCCCCGCGGCATTGAAGCCGGATTCGGCCGCCGGGGCGGCGCTCCGCGCGCGCTGGCCGGCCCCTCGCCCCGGGAATCGCGTCCGATCACGGACGGCTGCGCGGCGGATCCGCGGTGCCGGCCGGCGCCGGGCGAGCCGCGCCGCACGTACGAGCTGGTCAACTCGCCGGCTTTCGAGCGGACGGAGTGGCCGTCCATCAACGGCTTCGCCACCGCGCGGGGAGTCGCCGACGTGTACGCGGCGCTGATCGGAACCGGCGGCGTCGAGCCCCTGCTCGATCCGGCTCGGCTCGACCAGGCCACCACACCGGCCTGGGAGGCATGCGAGGCGAGCGGCGGCCAGTACATGCGCATGGGGCTCGGCGTGAACCTGGGGCACACCGACTCGTACTGGTACGGCGCCGGTGACTCGGCCTTCGGCCATGTCGGCAAGGGCGGATCCACCGGCTTCGGAGACCGGAGTCGAGGGGTCGCGTTCGGGTACGTGACGAACTCGCACTACGAGGGCCCCGGCTCCGGGCCGCAGTCCCAGCGCCTCGGGCAGGTGCTCGCCGACCTTCTCTAA
- a CDS encoding MFS transporter: MTPTSHRTAVTPTPRRTAAATILSIALTGATLRVAVTSVGALLPEIRAALHLSDAAAAWLAALPVLIFAVLGAATPLLVRRVGPRGAMVAGLLVSALGLVGRALTGSAWVFGLCSVLALSGAAAGNVLMPGLVRRHGGQHLGAATALYTTALALASAGAAAGSTALATYAGWRGGIGVWALLNVAAACSWLPLRRPQERRGPLPRPSRGRLPRVWSRRVVLITAFFGFQSVQSYTVFGWFPTLLRDTGTSTPEAGTLIGLYAVVAVPVYLVAPRLPPARLRIAVLGLGLCQIAAYLGLIADPAGPTWLWMTLAGIGSGSFAVALHLIAGAGAGAGSTTSISAAVQGSGYLLAAAGPLLVGLVHGVTCDWAPSLVLLCVAAVISTSSGLGSLGQKAPMS, encoded by the coding sequence ATGACGCCGACATCGCACCGGACGGCGGTGACGCCGACCCCGCGCCGGACGGCGGCGGCCACGATCCTTTCCATCGCCCTCACCGGCGCGACACTGCGGGTGGCGGTGACCTCCGTGGGCGCGCTCCTGCCCGAGATCCGGGCGGCGCTGCACCTGTCCGACGCCGCGGCCGCGTGGCTGGCGGCCCTGCCCGTGCTCATCTTCGCCGTGCTCGGCGCGGCGACCCCGTTGCTGGTCCGCCGCGTCGGTCCGCGCGGCGCGATGGTGGCCGGCCTGCTCGTGAGCGCACTCGGGCTCGTCGGACGGGCGCTGACCGGCTCGGCCTGGGTGTTCGGGCTGTGCTCCGTGCTCGCCCTCTCCGGCGCGGCCGCGGGCAACGTCCTCATGCCGGGACTTGTCCGGCGCCACGGCGGTCAGCACCTCGGCGCGGCGACGGCGCTCTACACGACCGCGCTCGCCCTGGCCTCGGCCGGCGCGGCCGCGGGCAGCACGGCCCTGGCCACGTACGCCGGCTGGCGTGGCGGCATCGGCGTGTGGGCGCTCCTGAACGTGGCCGCGGCGTGCAGTTGGCTGCCGCTTCGCCGGCCGCAGGAGAGGCGCGGGCCCCTGCCGCGCCCCTCGCGCGGCCGGCTCCCGAGGGTGTGGTCGCGCCGGGTCGTGCTGATCACCGCGTTCTTCGGTTTCCAGTCGGTGCAGTCCTACACGGTCTTCGGTTGGTTCCCGACCCTGCTGCGGGACACGGGTACGAGCACGCCGGAAGCCGGAACGCTGATCGGGCTCTACGCGGTGGTCGCGGTGCCGGTGTACCTCGTCGCCCCCCGACTGCCGCCCGCTCGGCTGCGGATCGCGGTCCTCGGGCTCGGCCTGTGCCAGATCGCCGCCTATCTGGGGCTGATCGCCGACCCGGCCGGACCGACCTGGCTGTGGATGACCCTGGCCGGGATCGGCAGTGGCTCATTCGCGGTGGCCCTCCACCTCATCGCCGGAGCCGGGGCGGGGGCCGGCTCGACCACGTCGATATCGGCCGCCGTACAGGGCAGCGGGTATCTGCTGGCGGCGGCCGGCCCACTGCTCGTAGGGCTGGTACACGGCGTGACCTGCGACTGGGCCCCGTCTCTTGTCCTGCTCTGCGTGGCCGCGGTGATCTCGACATCCAGCGGACTCGGCAGCCTCGGACAAAAAGCGCCCATGTCTTGA
- a CDS encoding IclR family transcriptional regulator has protein sequence MKRDIDATGEEGDGTPGATRIRSVARAVKLVRLAVETPEGVPAELARKHLGVSLATAYHLLNTLAEEGMLAKHDRRYHLGPTAGLIADAYSRQETTPPHLLAPLARLARELGETVTLCLWRNGAVVEVAVLEGSKPLKVGGRTGGLQSDLHARASGKLLLAELGDADLERYIAAHPLVARTPNTITDTDTLRRELDLTRERGWAMEREECDSGVSCIATSVTANQIAGAAAYTIGAPAWRMAENQETYLAALLRAAAEASPDSPPGTSE, from the coding sequence GTGAAAAGGGACATCGACGCCACCGGCGAAGAAGGTGACGGCACCCCGGGTGCCACACGGATCCGGTCCGTCGCACGTGCGGTCAAGCTGGTCCGCCTCGCCGTCGAGACCCCCGAGGGGGTGCCTGCCGAGCTGGCACGCAAACACCTCGGCGTCTCGCTGGCCACGGCGTACCACCTGCTCAACACGCTGGCCGAGGAAGGCATGCTGGCCAAGCACGACCGGCGCTACCACCTCGGGCCCACGGCCGGCCTCATCGCCGACGCCTACTCCCGCCAGGAGACGACGCCTCCGCACCTGCTGGCGCCGCTGGCCCGCCTCGCACGTGAACTGGGTGAGACGGTCACGCTGTGCCTGTGGCGCAACGGCGCCGTCGTGGAGGTGGCGGTACTCGAGGGCAGCAAGCCCCTGAAGGTCGGCGGGCGCACCGGCGGCCTGCAGTCCGACCTGCACGCACGCGCTTCCGGCAAGCTCCTGCTCGCCGAACTGGGCGACGCGGACCTGGAGCGCTACATCGCGGCCCACCCGCTGGTCGCGCGCACCCCCAACACGATCACCGACACGGACACCCTGCGCCGCGAGTTGGACCTCACCCGTGAGCGCGGTTGGGCCATGGAGCGCGAGGAGTGCGACAGCGGCGTCTCCTGCATCGCCACGTCGGTGACCGCGAACCAGATCGCCGGCGCGGCCGCCTACACGATCGGAGCGCCGGCCTGGCGCATGGCGGAGAACCAGGAAACGTACCTGGCCGCGCTGTTGCGGGCGGCGGCTGAAGCGTCCCCCGACTCTCCCCCCGGCACATCCGAATAG